The nucleotide window CTAAGGAAAGTGCAAAATAATTTGACAAGATAACTTTACGAAAGAACATGAATATAAGAAGAAGCTTGCTTCTCTTTGTCTGTTGCAGGCGCCAATGTTATTTCATGATCGATAGAATGCGTATGTGAACGCAGAAAATGCAACGCATGCGCAGTTCTCCCTGCCTTCAAATGTGCATTATAAATCGGAGTCCCATCGTAGTTCTGTTTGCGTAAGGTCTTGTATATATCATCTAATTCTGTCAATATTCTATGTAAATTACAGACTTGTAGACAACTTGGTTCATCAATGGTTTGTTTGGAGATGAAAGATGTTTCTTGTAGTATATCTGAGCTAGAATACATTCGAACTAAGTTCTTGAGTGAACTTGAAAAAGCAAACTTTCGTGAACTGTTACATTCACATTTTATTTCGCTTCTAATTCTTCCTTCAACAAGTTTCTCTTTCAAGCACAGTATGCTATCTTCCGAAAATGTCAGCAAAATTGAGCGAGTTAAATCGATGTTCTCTTTTTTGCTCGCTTGTTCAAGGTGTATAAAAGCATCTTCCATTTTATTTAGTGCAATATAACAGAAGCATTTACAAATTTCAGCTTTCGGGTTGCTAACTTCAAGGTTATTTAAGAACCATATAGCTTCATCAGTAGGAACTTTCTCTGTAGTTCTAACTTCATGTAGAAACCAACCTAACAGCACTTCGGGTTCgtcttttttaaacatttttagatCAATTGCCAATCGGTACACATCACTGAATTGGATATCATCTAAAGCGTCAGTTTCGCATAACAACTCAATCCAATACTTCAAAAAGTCGTGTAgttcttcaaaaaataatttatctgTTTTCGATCGCAGATATATTTTACTAACCAGAAGGGCTGGCTTCTTTTTGTATTCGTAAATCAGTTGAAAAAATTCGCTCTTAAAATCTTTAATCATCTTATAAATTGctctgaaacaaacaaaaaaaaacagtacaTACCGCGGCAGCGTTTGTCAATTAAAAAGTTCTTTTAAAATCCCATTAAAAtcacaatttcttttaaatcaaCATTCCTATTAGTTTAAACTCACAGGAATTTCGAACCAATGCACTATTATACATGATGGATGAACCCTATCGCTTTGccttataaaaaatcaaaattgccaaacaaaatgaaataaataaatatgatgTATATTGGCATGCCACAATCTAAAGACTTTCTATGATGTTCTAATTTGTATTAACCAAAGTTAAATACATAGTTTTCATTACATTTTTATCAACTTTATACGACATCTGTTAAATACAAACGAAACGGGGTGAGTTGGACAAAATGTTGCTGTTCCTTACTGCTGCACACTGTAAATACAGATAATACAATCAAGTAGGTGTGACCATGGTGttgttataaacaaaaatacaaattctcgtTGGAAAAAATGGAATCGTGTGAGAAACGGGGCACAAATAGAGAAAGGACTGGTCACATCTTCCACCAATTAGGTTTTTCAACCCAAAACAGACGTGTCTagccaaaaaaaagttttgtgagCCAACATATACAACACCAAAGCAGAGCTTATTAATTTCCATCTCTTTTTGTGAGGACTTGTAGTGCTTTGTGAGGGATTATAGGCTGCGCATGTCTTCCTATCACCAAAAGAGACAACCGATCACATATCTAGGTGTGAGTACATTAATTACTATACTACCTTATCGCGTGTTCATTTGTCGTTTGTTTATAATAGATATCTCATTTAGGCAGCggattaaataaaatatgtcataatTGTATGACGTCACTGGCATAAGGAATTAACTTAACTGCGTAGATAACCCCATCGAAAAcggaatttgtttttatattaagcacgtttttccttttttcaattTGCTCCGATTTTCGCAATTAAGTAGTTATTTCCGTTACGCGATAAATTTAAAATCCTTAACGGAATACTTGGTATTAATGAATCGAACAATGTATGTTAGGTctgcatttttgaaaatgttcgaCATGGAAGAAAACCACCTTGTTGAAAGagaaatttcaaataaaaataattttgttaatctatattaaaatacccgtatacgtctgtccgtcacgcacaatggtagcttagctgcgcaatgcggtataaaaaggacgggcgaacccgtggatttttccacgggctatcaACTAGTAAtataaataacaagaaaaaaattatctaacatttaaatttcaaaaacaagtTCTACTCTATCTAAAATTACGTAGACTATTCACCAACCGAAAAAGTTTGTCTCAAAAAAAAAGCCCTATCAAAAAAGTGTTTTAGAAGATAACATATAAGCAACTAGAATAGAGAcaatttttcatctttttttttcatctttccAAACCTGAAACCCAAGGTACATAGAGTTTTCTGATGCGACCATGATTTTTTCATTCTGAGCTCAAACTACAATCCCTGGGTCCGAGGTTGTGCAAAGGAAATAATTCGCAGTACGTCAAGGTCTCTTTTACAATCTCATCCCTATTCTACATAAAACTCctaaaaacaagtaaaacatTTTGTAGGAATCGATTGCCTAACTTCAATTTGGAGATCTAAACATCccaaaaaagtatttaacagTGTGTTTATACCCAAGTTATTTTTGTCCATAGTTGTACAGCGAGAAAAACGTGTTTCAAAACCGAAAGCACCAACGCGGCACCGAATCCATATGCTTCTGCGTTCGTCACTGTTAACTCACTTAAACCAGCTATAGCAAATGAAACTTTTATCTTTTGAAATCTTGTCAAGACTTTTAATATAATTacgaaatataaataaaacaaacaaacaaacaaccaaTAAACAAATaagcaaagtaaaaaataaaaaaactaggAATATAAAAACagtgtatacaaaagaaaaaaaaccttcACAGCGTGTTATGTAACCGCATTGTTTTTATTCCATCTTTACTCAACAAGCTTTGTAAACTTTCTTCAAGTAATAGTAGTGATTGACGACAAATTGACATTAACATAATTGACATAGCTTGCGGTTATGTTTAATTAACTTACATGCATGCTTACATATGCGTTGCCATGCGACAAACAAGAAAAGGTAATCTGTAACCATACGAGAGGAAAACAATAAGCTAAACATGGTAGCGGTGTTATGCAaggataattattttttaaataaaatagagTTTAGGGCTGTTTGTGCTGTCGAGCAGAAACCAGGTGAAAAAGCAGAGTACCTGCAATCAAGGCAAAGTTCACTGTTGTCAGGCCTAAATGTAGCCAACAGAAGATTTTAATCCAGCTGCAAACTAAGTGCTCTCACTTGTTACTTTCAAAGGTGCTGTGTTTTCCACATTTTATTTAAAGTAGGAATTACACACGAATGcgcctaaaaaattatttagcgcAAAGTGAACTTAAGTTAATTGGATGAAAAATAGAGAGTTTTCTTAACATCGTGCCAAGGATCTCAATACAGGAAGCCTAACAAGCCCTGTGAATGTCGTCTGGTGAATGTTTTGTGAATGTTGTCACTGTGAATGTCTTCACTTTCTCCGTCACTCCACTTTGCTTAATAGAAGGGATGGTCAGCTTGCGAAAGGAAACGCACTGTATGTTTTATCCTTGTTACTATGGTAATATCTGTTGCCATGTAGATAGATCATTTATACCATTTACTTTAcataaaaacaatgtttatgGAAAAGAAATTTTGCTAAACTTAGAACTTTGCGGAAtattttttgcgattttggacctcatttacaaaacttttttgaagAATTATTCTTTTTGAGCAAATAGCAACCGTATGCTTCACAAAATTAtaccaacttcgtccccaggcccatttttctctttctgacaatctcggacggcgagaagaaatgattcatttcttcgcgccgtctcgaatatcaaaaaagcgaaaaattgccctgggaacgaggttgaaaattATACCTAAGTTTATCGATcacaaaagtattttttttaaaaaaacaatatattgaattgcaaaaaatatttgagtAAGACGAAGCTATTTAAAGATTGCGTTGTGGTTACTTCATATTTTCAGAATTACGACGTGCTGGAATTTCCAATAGGCTTTGGAGGAAAGAAAGCGAGGCCTAACAATTAGTAGCTTATATATATTGATATAAATTCTTATCTCATGAAGATTCACAAGacagcaaaaaacaacaacaggtaAAGACAAAAACGAGAACTGTTAGAGTAATGTATAGCGGCTAATATAACAGCTAACGAACATTATACTTCTAATTTCAATAAGCAtatcaaaattctaaccagACTGGTCActattcttatttctctattgttctaaacaatagaccttttgTTTTCAAGCTGAAATATTATCCAGACATTCTTAGAAACATATTCTTATGAAAAAGCGTGTTATAGTATTAGTAatagaataaataataatagaaaattgaaagaaaaagaacagtaaaaagatataaaaacattCTCTGAAATGCACTATATAATTTCATACTATCAGTTTGAAATGTTCTGTATCCTGTCTTAAAGCAAGTAAATCttcttttgttaaatttttaactgaaatttTTACCGCATTCCACTGTGTATATATAAATACAGGATTAATAGCTTTAATCTGTTGTATACAGAATAAGTATATAGATAGCAATGCTTACTTTTGTTTAGGGAGATATAcgaatctgtttttttttgctcTCCTTAACACCCCTAGATTGTAGCTCTATGATTGTAGAAAAAGTACTGTTAATGTTGATTCTCTAGCAGACCCTGCCATCAGATAAATCCGCCCTCTGATAAAGCCGCTTTTTGATAACACTGCCTCTGCTAAAACTACCCTCTGATAAAGCCGCCCTCTGATAAAACCGCCCCCTGATAACGCTGCCCTCTGATAAAACCGCCCTCTGATAAAGCCGCCTTTTGATAAAAACGCTCTTTTAATAAATGCCACGAATTGCAATGGATTGTTATTCTCTACTCGTAGCGTTTGATAATAAGCACACTGACGAAGAGAGACATTGTAGGATGGAGATGACAAACTGCTTGTAcgttttgcattgtttttactACACCATGGAGGTACAGGTTAATCatctttttaaattactttaaaaGGGAAGTGGTTTCTTAAAACACACCTGTTGTCACGTTAAATTCATTTTCCCTTATCTTTAGCTTGTTGTTTCCTTGTTTTTGGAGTAAAAAAGTGCAGGCACAACAATCTCGTTCCAGTGCTTCTTACACGCTTTGGGGACGAAATTGATGCAGGCCTTGATAGTATTGTTGTTAATGTTATAAAGTACATTTTTGacgtttttatgttttaacttcattatattttcatgtTTACATGCCACTATTCAATTATATATAATCGggcacaaaagaaaaaaaactttataattgaATATTAACATCATTATATGTGGAGgaataacaaaacacaaaaaaattgacgCTACAGATCTTTAAGAGAGAAATAGAGATGTGCATATCTTACACGGCTAGCCTAACATATATGGAGGGATATACTCTCTTTATTATTTTCATAAGGGGCTATTGTTTAGATGGGGAGTCGTAGTGTATTTAATACTTATTTTtagctacacagacccaattagtgTCCGCCCTCTACCAAACAACCCCCTGTAACGTccaagtttattctttgtttattgttttgtgaATGTCATAAGTTTACTAGGATGATATTCTTTTCGTGTTTTTTAAATCTCTGATTTGATATTTTTCCTCCTTTCTTTTAATCAAATACAGTTTGTGTTTTACAACTGTTTTCGTAAAAATTGTCAAGCATTCGTATTCCATAGTTGAGATAACAGTGACATCTTTTCACCAAAGACCACTAAGTTTTACAGCTACTGCTAGAAGATCTCTTTTCCTACCCGAGCATTGTCGTTCCCCAGCTAAAGGTGAGATCAGATAATTTCTGATTACGTTTTCTATTGGTTGCAGTCCGACATATTAAAGATCATTCTGATAAAATATGAGAATTTCTCACGAATTTCTCACAGCATGATGAACAGGCAGATTTAGGTTAGATGTctgcagtttttgaaaaaagctaGAGTTCTTTCAACTAGTTTAAAACAACTGCATCCAAATATTCGCGTTTAGATTTTAGACTACCAATAACCTAATCTAAATACCGTCTACCAGCTGATGTCATTCACATAGATACCAGCAATACATTGTTCACTTCTTATAATGTTTCTCTTTCACCGGAATGTAACATTTTGAAGGTTTTAGATAGTAACCATACTTTGGACAAATAACCTTATTCACCATTGCTGAAGATGTTTCATAGAAAATGCACCAGTTAAGTCTTTAGCAAAAGCAATTAGCTTAGTGTTTTTATCTACGACCATTGTAGTTATAAGTGAGAATAAACCAAGAGCTTACATTGCCATCGTTGTAGGATCGCTTTGTGAAGTACATTCTTTGAAGACGAATTTTTAAACAACCTATGATTAACAGATGTGCTGAGACATTGTAACAATTGTAAATGAAAGTACAAACGGTGTTTCAGTTTAACCAAGAATCATTTTATCATCTCTGTTctctatatattaaatataaatttgatgtttcaTAATGATTCGAAGATAATATCTCACGCCAGCCATCTGCTAAAAGAAACCGAACCGTCTTTCGTCTTAATTTTACATTTCTCAAAAATTACTAAGTGTACTCCAGGTACTTCAGCATTTATCTAAATATATTCAAACTTATCCTTTGCGTTAACAATcagtaagaaaaaatgtttgcgcatgactgaaaattttaaagtttgtcgCTACATTTAGTAATTTCGGTTATTTCTATGTTAGATTTACACAACAGCCCTTTTAATTAATAGAGCTACcgttgtttaaattttaaaatttgcaatGCAGTATGGGAAAATCAAGGTATCTAAGATAGTTTCGGCAAAAGTTTACTTACTTAATATATTAGTAAAGAAATCTCATTATAATGGTGcgttaacaaaaataattaaacaaatgTTGGATTGCTCACAACTTTAGAGTTACTCAAGCAATGGTGAGTGGGAGTCCCTTTAAGACTTAGAGCTAATTGAATCGATAAAATTTTTACAACCGAGCTAGCTAGACTGCATACATCATCTAAATTAGCAGTTGCTGTAAGTTAAATACCTTTTCCAAGGTTGGAataagagaaaaaattaaataaaaaagaaagactaCTTATGGTATCCAGagttaattatttttatcaatcaaTTTTCTCAACTATTCTCTTTTGCAGATCAAGTTTCATTAATTTCAGATTCACTTTCtgtaattgtgttttttttttatatatacagctACATAATGCAGCTAGCTACCtacattttttgcacttttttattttacagtatAAGGTGGCATGTGGCTTGATAAAACAAGCACATATCTAAAACTtatgtttgaaacaaaaaaaattgtatttaaagctaaaatatataaaagtatgtaatgaaaataatgtttctaaatataaaaacacgTTGCATACAAGAATATATTGCAGGAAATTAATTAGAAGATCTTCTTTAAACAAGAACTAACCAAGTTCTaattaaacagttttttaaaaaagacacaTTTGAAAAAAACTCATAGTAACATAGATTCATAGTTTATTTCAGCTTTGTATTTTCAAAGTGCAAACTGAAATTGTGGATATAagcataacattttttttttcaactattataatatactagtcgttagcccgtggaaaaatccatgggttcgcccgtcctttatatttacccgttgcaacaaagtggataaaaatatatcgcatttgatattcgtgtttctgtaacatgattttctaactcagcgggggtccgcgcagagacagacagacgacggctattattatagagatatttgCATACATTGGAATATATTTGCATATATTTGCATATATTTGGATATATTTGCTATATTTCCATATTTTTGCATATATTTGCTAAGACAAATTAAATCGACACTATACAAATTttgtttgagttaaaaaaaacattcgctGTTCGAATTACTAGACTACTTTTATTTGTCTGGCAAATTTCAAAGTTATTAAACGTCCAGGATAACTCGGACGATTTCCCTCAGATGTTTTCCTTGTTTCTAGATTATCGTACTTGGTCCTGTACGTATTCAAGTTATGTGATGTAACCAAAGCTTCTATGTACTGTAGAAACATTAAATCACAcataaaaaagatattaaagTAAGTTTTACGCGAACACTAAAAGCGCTTGAAAAGTTATAATACTTTGAACATGACGTAGTAACAATAGACTCTCTCAAAGTTGTTCCTTGGATCTAATCTATACGGCTCCTTCTTCATGTAGATTAACTCTGCCTTCTTTTCCTTCATCAACTTACCTTGCCAAtacataaaatccattttgtcgtTTGGATCAGAAACTGTATAATGTATGTAACCACCGGGCTTCACTATACGTGCAAGCTCAAATATGGTATCCATTGAAAGGTGACAAGCGATGTAACATCCAGTAGACATAGCTACGTCATATGAATTGTCTTCGATGCCTGGGGTTGGATTACCTGTTAACAGTGCTAAAGAGAGTTGGATCTTAGTACAAACACAGAGAAACATTAGTTATTTGTTGGTGCTGAGATCATAGTTCACTTCAATGTGGAAACCTTATGACTTTCTTATTTATGTTACAGTTTAATAAAGGAGCATCAAAATAACGCTACTGTCAATAATGTTTTATCAAGGCCCTTGAAAACGGCTAAAATCAGAAACTGAGGAAGTATGAAGTGTGattttttttgacttaatttcAACCAATTGGATAAAAAATTGGTCGAAAAGGGAGAGAGATAAAAAAGGCAGCCGGTTTTGATAAGATCTAGGACTTAATCCGAAATCTTAATGCAGTTAGTTCGCATTTAAAATGGTAATATCTATTTGCGTCATGAAAATTAAATGTAATGGCCCTGTATGGATCTACTTaagtatttacttatttatctacttaTCCGGAAACAATATTTGACAGTGTGTTAACCctcttttaagaaaaataacaacTAACCTTTAAATAGTTTACCataacattttgtttctttagcCATCTCTAGAAACTTGTCCGATATGTCTAAAccatcaatatttttaaatccttCTTCAACAAGAGACTTTCCAAGATTTCCATTGCCACATCCCACATCCAAAATCTTCttgttctctaaatttttatgcTCGAAGAACACAGCCAAGTCTTTTGCAAGCCCTTTGAAGGGCTCGTACTTAAGAATAGCGTTGGCTTTATCATACATAGAAGCAAAATCAACATAAAATTTTGGCATAGTTTCTGTATTTACGGAATATAGTCTCTCCAAGTAATCCAAAATAAACTTCTTGTCTTCCTCACTGACAACGTGTTGCCTTGTGCTGTTTTCCATTTTTGTGCAGTCAAAtctgaaattaaaattattgagCTGAAGACTCatgaaatacttttttaaacacAGACAATGTCCTGCAGGTAATACACTGCGTGTGTTTTTATCTGTCagttatacttttttaattgtCTACAACAACGTCAATAAAACATTTTGTGGAAAGTATATTTTGTATTCTGAAACTTCgtatacatttttaattgacTAAGACGGGACATTTTCTATTCTTGCTGAATTTTATgaaagttttgtttatttttctaattcGTCAAAATAAATCATGTGTTATAATCTttggaaaaaaacttttggaGATGTTTCGAAATTTCTAATTGTCATGTCATCTTCATGTTACAAAGTTTTTAATGTTACTAACTCTGTTATTTTGTTAAGTTCTTTTACCATCACAGTGCATTCAGAATCGCTGACACCCTTCAATAAATACATAGATATTAAAACTACTTACTAGTCTAAAATTCTTGCTCGTAATTATTAGAGATCTATGCAGCACGAATTATAAaaccactttaaaaaaataaaacacatttaattttaacaacaTGTTTGGGCTATTCTAATTGTCGCGATCAAATTACAAGATttcaaaagttagataaatacaCACTAAACTAAAGCCGGCTTAAGCCAAAGTAACTTTTTGATCCGTGTTAAGCGTTACGTTAAGGGCTTAATAAAGCTGTAAATTGTGCCATATATTCAGGTGGGgcactttagtacaggtatacagtatgcgGAAAATCGAGTGAAGCACTCACACTATTACATTTTCGggtgtaacatattttttagaaTATCGCTTTCTTGCATCtttaacttaaaaaacaaacaccGTTTTGCAGCCTGTTGTTGCCCTGTTATAGCAGAAACAgtcaattaatattttttattctgtgAAATATACTGTACTATATATACTGTATGTACTTTATTTTGTAGAATATACTGTATCATTATATACACTGTGTATACTATACTTTGTGGAATATGCCGTATAATGAGCGCCCAGGATATGCAGGTAAATCGTGTCGCCAACCCGCGTCGGCGTAATACCGTCttccaaaaaactttttattgaaacttcggtttaaataaaaacacaggatacagttgttaacactgggctgagcgcttgGTAAAGCTTAGTACACCATGTTGCACATCCATAAAAGGGTAAaaccctttaaaaaaaatatcacagcCGTTGTTAATGCATGATGGATTGCTCAGTACAGGTAATGAGATGTGAATGTAAGCGTAAAAACCCTTTTCGTAAAAAAAATTTCGCAGCATTGgcctaaataaaaacaaaagaggcAACTCGTCCGTACcccgtccagctaaaacaattaaTCAGCAATTTTATGTTGTACCTTCACTGTTATCAAACCATCCATAGGAAGAAATAGCTATCGATTTATTTGGTCCACTACTGTCTGGAGACAAACTGTTAGTAGTAATCGACTTATATTCAAAATATCCTATCGTCGCAGTTGTGAAAAACGCTACTACTTCAAATGTCGTTAACAAATTAGAGaaagtattttcattttttggatATCCAGGGACGGTTTGTATAGACAATGGACCCCCTTTTAGTGGAAATGATTTCAAAACGTATTTGAAATTATACAATATCAAAGCGAAACATATTACACCCTATTATCCACAAGGATAACAAAACCTGAGTAATGTTATTAAATTACAGAACAGTAACTGGTCAATAACAATCCACAATTCATTTATCAGCCGAAACATCCATCATATTCAGAAGTGACAATATCAACAGAAAGCTATCaatcgaaaaacaaaaaaaatggtttGATTAGAAAAAGAAAGCAACCGAGTGTGACGTAGCTATCGACGATTACGTTATCCTGAGGAGAGAGAAGATTACTGATAAAACGAAGTCGAAATattacaaaacgatttttaaagttattgacATCAATCATAACATGGTCACAGTGATAAGTGAGAGAGGAAATAAATATACAAGAAATATTACGTATGTAAAAAAAGTACAATCACCTGAATAACAAAGACCAAACGATTTACCTCTCACAAATGACAAACGAGAAAGAAAGAAGTATCCATTACGGAacagacagaaaatttatggacACAACTGAAAATGagataacagtgaaacatttttaCATGATTTCGTGTGAacattatatgtatatattactGGATGAGTCGATTTGTGTTTTTATGTAACACCTGGGATGTGTTATGTTCTATGTTTAGTACTGTGGTTCGTGAGTCTGTGTTTTATACTGTATCAGGTGTTAGTACATAACCCTGTATCTTTGTATCTAGAATTAGCTTATGTTAAGCATATGATACGAAAGACATTGCTTAGTATTTTATGTATGAAGCTCCGTAATATATGTGATTGGTCCGGACATTTATCCCCAACAAACTTAgcgaatatttcaaaaaataggaTGTTGGTCTATATAAAGAGAATTGGTTAGTCGTTTTTAAACAcattaaagtcaatttttaaaGACCAGCACTTAGATATTATAACTGAATTGTCAGGAGGACCCGGCATTGTAACGCCGGTTAAAGTCACAAAAACTGTGGGACCCAACCTCAAACGCACAGTAGAGCGTTTAATAAGATCCGCAAACAGTACTACACATACAGGTAGATCGTTTCAGTAcaagtatgcagtatgtcgtaaattttACTGTTGTAAAGTTcacttaaaaaataactttctgttACTTTAGCTGAAGTAAGAAGACAGTTTACAGCtagttgttaccccgtcatagcaaaaacaatcagtcaatattattttattacgcGGAATAAGTTTCCGTGAAAGTTCAAAAGTTAATTGTGACACTAGGCTGAGCGCTTactacaggtaaaccgtgttgcacatccgtatagggataataccctttcAAAAGATATTTATCACATCTTTGGTTTAAATAACAAAACAGGAAAATCaggttttcttattttattttcttattgtgtTTTATTCATCTGCAGTATAGACTGTGCCGCTGTTTGGAAAGACCGTTCTTTCGATTGTTGAATCTTACTACTTAGCCTAGTTGCCACAGTTTGTTAGTACTTCTAGGCTGACCCGAACATTTATACAACTTTGTGCACGCGCAAGATTAGAGCAAATGCTTACAAGTTTTCAACGAACGGTTgtatttacaaaattaattttttttctgccagTTTTTTTGTACATCTCAGTTTAATTTTCattgttttcatatttaattcTCTCTTACATTTGTGTTGAGAAGTGTTGAGAAGAACTTTATAACGCACCAAAATCTTAGAAGTGCAACTGACAAATGCGTCTAAAGTAAATAGTGCAGGTTAAAGATCACAAAATGTTTAAGTGCAACTGTAACTGCACTAAAAAGTTCAAAAGCTCAAATATAAAATACACCAAAATTAGAGTATTAGTAAAGAGATGTCACAAAATTGTAGTCCAGAAGTGCAACTGTGCAAATTCACAAAAGTTACCTACTAAAAGCAGCTGAAGAAATGCCACTGTTAAAAACGCACATATatgccatttttgttttaacgTTTGGTCCTCATAGTACTTTATTACCATTAGGTTTTGTGTTAATTTTCAATGTCTT belongs to Hydractinia symbiolongicarpus strain clone_291-10 chromosome 1, HSymV2.1, whole genome shotgun sequence and includes:
- the LOC130635922 gene encoding ubiquinone biosynthesis O-methyltransferase-like; translation: MENSTRQHVVSEEDKKFILDYLERLYSVNTETMPKFYVDFASMYDKANAILKYEPFKGLAKDLAVFFEHKNLENKKILDVGCGNGNLGKSLVEEGFKNIDGLDISDKFLEMAKETKCYGKLFKALLTGNPTPGIEDNSYDVAMSTGCYIACHLSMDTIFELARIVKPGGYIHYTVSDPNDKMDFMYWQGKLMKEKKAELIYMKKEPYRLDPRNNFERVYCYYVMFKVL